One genomic window of Polyangium aurulentum includes the following:
- a CDS encoding ATP-dependent DNA ligase, with amino-acid sequence MQRFADACERIGSTTRKNEKIAILAGYFVGRRVEEAALSAVFLSGRPFPMRDERTLDVGAVLLWRAVSSVAGMSFEGLEVAYRRHGDLGNVAEELLIGRALVGSTLSLEEVRAAFDAIAAVTGPAAKLALLERLLRRATAREAKLLVKIITGELRIGLKESLVEDAIARAFNAPAAAVRRANMLRGDVGEVLGLAAEGRLDEARLVLFHPTGFQLASPAESAEDALERIAEAVIEDKYDGIRAHAHIGEGRVRLFSRTRDDVTRSFPELLPELSGLPEGTILDGEIVAWREGHAMPFSALTRRLGRKVVSAAIQREVPVAFLIFDVMAVDGQLVIDRPLSERRALLDDLLGRAQRVAAAPVMGQLSLFGEGTRVGPEARLVRAPSYVARTAEELDALFELARARGNEGLMVKDPASLYAPGRRGRAWLKVKRALSTLDVVVTAVELGHGKRAGLLSDYSFAVRDGDTLLDVGKAFSGLTDAEIIANTKWFMAHAIGQRGGRMLVEPRMVLEVAFDAVMQSDRHASGYALRFPRILRMRPDKTVEEIDTLEAVREIYAKQHGVKVRGEEEGEAA; translated from the coding sequence GTGCAGCGCTTCGCCGACGCATGTGAACGGATCGGGTCAACGACGCGGAAGAACGAGAAAATCGCGATCCTGGCGGGCTACTTCGTCGGCCGGCGCGTCGAGGAGGCGGCCCTGTCCGCGGTGTTCCTGTCAGGACGGCCTTTCCCGATGCGTGACGAGCGGACGCTCGACGTCGGCGCGGTGCTTCTCTGGCGCGCCGTGTCGTCGGTCGCGGGCATGTCGTTCGAGGGGCTCGAGGTGGCGTACCGGCGTCATGGCGATCTCGGGAACGTGGCCGAGGAGCTCCTGATCGGCCGGGCGCTGGTCGGCTCCACGCTCTCGCTCGAGGAGGTGCGCGCGGCGTTCGACGCCATCGCCGCCGTGACGGGCCCTGCGGCGAAGCTCGCCCTGCTCGAGCGTCTGTTGCGCCGCGCCACGGCGCGCGAGGCGAAGCTGCTCGTCAAGATCATCACGGGCGAGCTGCGGATCGGCCTCAAGGAGAGCCTCGTCGAGGACGCGATCGCGCGCGCGTTCAACGCGCCCGCCGCGGCCGTTCGAAGGGCGAACATGCTGCGAGGCGACGTGGGCGAGGTGCTCGGGCTTGCGGCGGAGGGGCGGCTCGACGAGGCGCGCCTCGTCCTGTTTCACCCGACGGGCTTCCAGCTCGCGAGCCCCGCGGAGAGCGCCGAGGACGCGCTCGAGCGCATCGCGGAGGCCGTGATCGAGGACAAGTACGACGGCATCCGCGCGCACGCGCACATCGGCGAGGGCCGCGTCCGGCTGTTTTCCCGCACGCGCGACGACGTGACGCGGAGTTTTCCCGAGCTATTGCCCGAGCTGTCGGGGCTGCCGGAGGGGACGATCCTCGACGGGGAGATCGTGGCGTGGCGCGAGGGCCACGCGATGCCGTTCTCGGCGCTCACGCGCAGGCTCGGGCGCAAGGTGGTCTCGGCGGCGATCCAGCGCGAGGTGCCCGTCGCGTTTCTGATCTTCGACGTGATGGCGGTCGACGGACAGCTCGTCATCGATCGCCCGCTCAGCGAGCGCCGCGCGTTGCTCGACGATCTTCTCGGCCGCGCGCAGCGCGTGGCAGCGGCCCCCGTGATGGGGCAACTGTCGCTCTTCGGGGAGGGGACGAGGGTCGGACCGGAGGCGCGGCTCGTGCGGGCGCCGTCGTACGTGGCGCGGACGGCGGAGGAGCTGGATGCGCTCTTCGAGCTCGCGCGAGCGCGCGGCAACGAGGGGCTGATGGTGAAGGATCCGGCCTCGCTCTACGCGCCCGGGCGGCGAGGGCGAGCGTGGCTGAAGGTGAAGCGGGCCTTGTCGACGCTCGACGTGGTGGTGACCGCGGTGGAGCTCGGCCACGGCAAGCGCGCGGGGCTGTTGAGCGACTACTCGTTCGCGGTGCGCGACGGCGACACGCTGCTCGACGTCGGCAAGGCGTTCTCGGGGCTGACGGACGCGGAGATCATCGCGAACACGAAGTGGTTCATGGCGCACGCGATCGGCCAGCGCGGAGGCCGGATGCTGGTGGAGCCGCGCATGGTGCTCGAGGTGGCATTCGACGCGGTGATGCAGTCGGACCGACACGCGAGCGGCTACGCGCTGCGTTTCCCGCGGATCTTGCGGATGCGGCCGGACAAGACGGTGGAGGAGATCGATACGCTCGAAGCGGTGCGGGAGATCTACGCGAAGCAGCACGGGGTGAAGGTGCGCGGGGAAGAGGAGGGGGAGGCGGCGTAG
- a CDS encoding fatty acyl-AMP ligase: MRTFIDVLRDNTVHVDRAVTFVRTNGAEKRVSYPDLWAEASRRGAALRALGLEKGDRVALVLPEPDEFVLSFVGALTAGIVAVPMYPPATLAKLGAYGDTVRHVLAASGARALVTNDTLKPLIAEHLLEGEGAGARLVLERELASADPGSRDLALPRVDPSDLAFLQFTSGSTSRPKGVMVTHENLSVNAHAIMFDGLRSTPEDRGVSWLPLYHDMGLIGFVIAPVYALVQVMFLPTLSFIRRPSMWLDAIHRFRGSITFAPNFAYALATRAVTESQAAAWDLSCMRALGCGAEPIQADVLRAFLARFARQGLKPESILPCYGMAEATLAMTFHDLGTPLKTDVIGVDAMREGKAEPAKPGGGSLELVSCGRPFPGHEIAIVNGAGASAPLGERQVGEIWLRGPSVTRGYFGNEEATRETFGAGDGWLRTGDLGYVAGGDLFICGRSKDLIILNGKNYYPQDIERIASKVDGIRDAQCVAFSRIDDSGAEHAVLVAESRRTGEAQRQLIDAVTAAVRQELGLLLSEVVLIKRGTLPKTSSGKVRRRETKQRLERGQLELVGDEPDAGDETAAKKSPAVENQSRGAI; the protein is encoded by the coding sequence ATGCGCACCTTCATCGATGTCCTTCGCGACAACACGGTCCACGTCGACCGTGCGGTCACCTTCGTGCGCACCAACGGCGCCGAGAAGCGTGTCTCTTACCCGGACCTGTGGGCCGAAGCCAGCCGCCGCGGCGCCGCCCTGCGCGCCCTCGGCCTCGAAAAGGGTGACCGCGTCGCCCTCGTCCTCCCCGAGCCCGATGAGTTCGTCCTGTCGTTTGTGGGCGCACTCACGGCCGGGATCGTCGCCGTGCCGATGTACCCGCCCGCCACGCTGGCGAAGCTCGGGGCGTATGGCGACACCGTGCGGCACGTGCTCGCGGCGTCGGGGGCGCGGGCGCTCGTCACGAACGACACGCTGAAGCCCCTGATCGCCGAGCACCTGCTCGAAGGCGAAGGCGCGGGCGCGCGGCTCGTCCTCGAACGCGAGCTCGCCTCGGCCGATCCCGGCTCGCGCGACCTCGCCCTGCCCAGGGTCGACCCCTCGGATCTCGCGTTCCTCCAGTTCACCTCGGGCTCCACCTCGCGTCCCAAGGGCGTGATGGTCACGCACGAGAACCTGAGCGTGAACGCGCACGCGATCATGTTCGACGGCCTGCGCTCGACGCCCGAAGATCGCGGCGTCTCGTGGCTGCCGCTCTACCACGACATGGGCCTCATCGGCTTCGTGATCGCGCCCGTCTACGCGCTCGTGCAGGTCATGTTCCTGCCGACCCTGTCGTTCATCCGCAGGCCCTCGATGTGGCTCGACGCGATCCACCGCTTCCGCGGCAGCATCACCTTCGCGCCGAACTTCGCCTACGCCCTCGCCACGCGCGCCGTCACCGAGAGCCAGGCCGCGGCGTGGGATCTGTCGTGCATGCGCGCCCTCGGCTGCGGCGCCGAGCCGATCCAGGCCGACGTCCTGCGCGCCTTCCTCGCGCGCTTCGCCCGCCAGGGCTTGAAGCCCGAGAGCATCCTGCCGTGTTATGGCATGGCCGAAGCGACGCTCGCCATGACCTTCCACGACCTCGGCACGCCCCTGAAGACCGACGTCATCGGCGTCGACGCCATGCGCGAGGGCAAAGCCGAGCCTGCGAAGCCGGGCGGGGGCTCGCTCGAGCTCGTCTCGTGCGGCAGGCCCTTCCCCGGGCACGAGATCGCGATCGTGAACGGGGCCGGGGCGAGCGCGCCGCTCGGCGAGCGTCAGGTCGGCGAGATCTGGCTGCGCGGCCCGAGCGTGACGCGAGGCTATTTCGGCAACGAAGAGGCCACGCGCGAGACGTTCGGCGCGGGCGACGGCTGGCTGCGCACGGGAGACCTCGGCTACGTCGCCGGGGGCGATCTGTTCATCTGCGGCCGCTCGAAGGATCTCATCATCCTGAACGGGAAGAACTACTACCCGCAGGACATCGAGCGCATCGCGTCGAAGGTCGACGGGATCCGCGACGCGCAGTGCGTGGCCTTCTCGCGCATCGACGACAGCGGCGCGGAGCACGCGGTGCTCGTGGCCGAGTCGCGCCGCACGGGCGAGGCGCAGCGGCAGCTCATCGACGCGGTGACGGCCGCCGTCCGCCAGGAGCTGGGCCTTCTGCTCAGCGAGGTCGTGCTGATCAAGCGCGGCACCCTGCCGAAGACGTCGAGCGGCAAGGTGCGCCGGCGCGAGACGAAGCAGAGGCTCGAGCGCGGGCAGCTCGAGCTCGTGGGCGACGAGCCCGACGCGGGCGACGAGACGGCCGCGAAGAAATCACCCGCCGTAGAGAACCAAAGCCGAGGAGCCATCTAG
- a CDS encoding class I SAM-dependent methyltransferase — protein MGSNQADVEVSYDVSNEFFRLWLDERMNYTCAVFESPDQSLEAAQLNKLRILSDFAKAGPGKSVLDIGCGWGACVEYLVTTRKVDRAVGITLSRAMAEEVNQRNLPGVECVAGDFMQWQTAEKFDGLISICMIDHLCSPEEARQGKAIDIYRAYFKKCWELTKPGSQFGFQAILRNRTPKMRPWGALPADTRKDLEDFSFSSKEIFPNGLNPRLEELIQAVNPYWEVKTLHTRREDYQRTTGEWLRRLRLNEGTIRAKWGDKVFEDYDRYLATCVRAFDIHYSSLVQMELRRIG, from the coding sequence GTGGGATCCAACCAAGCGGACGTCGAGGTCAGCTACGACGTCTCCAACGAGTTCTTCCGACTCTGGCTCGACGAGCGCATGAACTACACCTGCGCCGTGTTCGAGTCGCCCGACCAGTCGCTCGAGGCGGCCCAGCTGAACAAGCTGCGCATCCTGAGCGATTTCGCGAAGGCCGGCCCGGGCAAGAGCGTGCTCGACATCGGCTGCGGCTGGGGCGCGTGCGTCGAGTACCTCGTGACGACGCGCAAGGTCGACAGGGCCGTGGGGATCACGCTCTCCCGCGCGATGGCCGAGGAGGTCAATCAGCGAAACCTCCCGGGCGTGGAGTGCGTCGCGGGTGATTTCATGCAATGGCAGACGGCCGAGAAGTTCGACGGCCTCATCTCGATCTGCATGATCGACCACCTCTGCTCGCCCGAAGAGGCGCGCCAGGGCAAGGCCATCGACATTTACCGGGCCTACTTCAAGAAGTGCTGGGAGCTGACGAAGCCCGGCTCTCAGTTCGGCTTCCAGGCGATCCTGCGCAACCGCACGCCGAAGATGCGGCCCTGGGGCGCCCTGCCCGCCGACACGCGGAAGGACCTCGAGGACTTCTCGTTCTCGTCGAAGGAGATCTTCCCGAACGGCCTGAACCCGCGGCTCGAGGAGCTGATCCAGGCGGTGAACCCGTACTGGGAGGTGAAGACGCTCCACACGCGCCGCGAGGATTATCAGCGCACGACGGGCGAGTGGCTGCGGCGCCTGCGATTGAACGAGGGGACGATCCGGGCGAAATGGGGCGACAAGGTCTTCGAGGACTACGACCGCTACCTCGCGACCTGCGTGCGGGCGTTCGACATCCACTACAGCTCCCTGGTGCAGATGGAGCTCCGGAGGATCGGCTAG
- a CDS encoding acyl carrier protein has translation MNDKRNVLEMFKTVATRIDKRDFPHIKRESKIAELGIDSLSMMQIVGEMETELGIMIPDEDLVELTTVGDLCQKVEARLAKNA, from the coding sequence ATGAATGACAAGCGCAACGTGCTCGAGATGTTCAAAACCGTGGCCACGCGGATCGACAAGCGCGATTTCCCGCACATCAAGCGCGAGTCGAAGATCGCCGAGCTCGGCATCGACTCGCTCTCGATGATGCAGATCGTCGGCGAGATGGAGACCGAGCTGGGGATCATGATCCCCGACGAGGATCTCGTCGAGCTCACGACCGTGGGCGACCTCTGCCAGAAGGTCGAAGCGCGGCTCGCCAAGAACGCGTAA
- a CDS encoding beta-ketoacyl-[acyl-carrier-protein] synthase family protein — MRRRVVVTGVGVVSPVGNDVPSFWDSLLRGRSGVDFIRDFPTDKLRSDIAASVRDFDVSPYLSAKEAEIYGRVTHFSLAAAAEAMAMAGLDRKDAADRTRIGCLMSTGQGSVDVFEEQIGRSIERGPRAVSPYFIPGVMPNGSAALISMRYGLMGPSYSLASACATGTHSIATCAMLIEAGEADAMIAGGGEAATRLNTVAGFGNARALARAFEGDPTRASRPFDKRRTGFVMGEGAGALVLEEEEHAKQRGAVPLAVLGGFGMTTDAEHITRPHPEGLPLSLALSRAIARAGIGPEAIDYINPHATSTTQGDLAEILALRRVFGDRLAQIPISATKSMVGHLLGGAGAAETIAVVLSLRDQALHPSINVDELDPELGALDVVREKRSAEVRWAVKCSAGFGGHNCALVLGRAS, encoded by the coding sequence ATGCGCCGCCGCGTCGTCGTGACCGGAGTGGGCGTCGTGAGCCCGGTGGGCAACGACGTCCCGAGTTTCTGGGACAGCCTGCTCCGCGGGCGATCCGGGGTCGATTTCATCCGCGACTTCCCCACGGACAAGCTGCGCAGCGACATCGCCGCCAGCGTCCGCGATTTCGACGTGAGCCCGTATCTGTCGGCCAAGGAGGCCGAGATCTACGGGCGCGTCACGCATTTCAGCCTCGCCGCCGCGGCCGAGGCGATGGCGATGGCGGGGCTCGATCGAAAGGACGCGGCCGACAGGACGCGCATCGGATGCCTGATGTCGACGGGCCAGGGCTCGGTCGACGTCTTCGAGGAGCAGATCGGGCGCAGCATCGAGCGAGGTCCGCGCGCGGTGTCGCCCTATTTCATCCCCGGCGTCATGCCGAACGGCTCGGCCGCGCTCATTTCGATGCGCTACGGGCTCATGGGCCCGTCGTACAGCCTCGCCAGCGCGTGCGCCACGGGGACGCACTCGATCGCGACGTGCGCGATGCTCATCGAGGCGGGCGAGGCGGACGCGATGATCGCGGGCGGCGGCGAGGCCGCGACGCGGCTGAACACGGTGGCCGGCTTCGGCAATGCGCGGGCGCTGGCGAGGGCGTTCGAGGGCGATCCCACGCGCGCGAGCCGGCCTTTCGACAAGCGCCGGACCGGGTTCGTCATGGGCGAGGGCGCGGGCGCACTGGTGCTCGAGGAGGAAGAGCACGCAAAGCAGCGCGGCGCCGTTCCGCTCGCGGTCCTCGGCGGGTTTGGCATGACGACCGACGCCGAGCACATCACGCGGCCGCACCCCGAGGGCCTGCCGCTCTCGCTCGCGCTCTCCCGCGCGATCGCGCGGGCCGGCATCGGGCCCGAGGCGATCGATTACATCAACCCGCACGCGACCTCGACGACGCAGGGCGATCTCGCGGAGATCCTGGCCCTGCGCCGGGTGTTCGGCGACAGGCTGGCGCAGATCCCGATATCGGCCACGAAATCGATGGTCGGTCACCTCCTCGGTGGCGCGGGCGCGGCGGAGACCATTGCGGTCGTCCTGTCGCTGCGCGATCAGGCGCTGCACCCGTCGATCAACGTCGACGAGCTCGACCCGGAGCTCGGCGCGCTCGACGTGGTGCGCGAAAAGCGCTCGGCCGAGGTCCGGTGGGCCGTGAAGTGCTCGGCCGGGTTCGGCGGGCACAACTGCGCCCTCGTGCTCGGCCGCGCGAGCTGA
- a CDS encoding thioredoxin domain-containing protein: protein MAAHTNRLAKEKSPYLLQHANNPVDWYPWGTEALERAAREDKPILLSIGYAACHWCHVMERESFENEEIARQMNELFVNVKVDREERPDLDHIYQLVVQLMGRSGGWPLTVFLTPDQRPFFAGTYFPPADRYGTPAFPKILEAVADAYRTRRGEVNSQASEIAREIGNVDRLPRGEGEVGPDLLRKASRRLLARFDSHNGGFGSRPKFPNTMSLDLLLMRGALEGDAVSRESVQMALDKMRAGGIWDHLRGGFHRYSTDARWLVPHFEKMLYDNALLLRLYADGFRVFGEERYATTARELVGYLLAEMRDASGAFYASQDADSEGEEGKFFVFNPKDVRAALGEDNEAHDVARIYFGISDEGNFEETGATVLSETRSIERVAAILGLEVSAAQGALDRAKSKMLAMREQRPRPFRDDKILASWNALLIGALADAGRAFDEPSWVEVAAEAFDALEKRLVRRGRVRRFYMPGEDEAPEARRGFLDDHSYLGNAALDLYEATGEPRYVESARFIADTMIAHHEDQAEGGFYFAPNDGDQLIARTKDVFDQAVPSGASMAALLCQRLGEIADEKYAEHAKRQIDPIATAAIDNPQGLGKTVALLDRIVRGTVDVVIVGDPETTTAQAMARAAFTTYLPHRNVVWADPQQPEMAAAVKVLAEGKPARVGETVAYVCRDRACSAPVTTAEELKKLLVGTKG, encoded by the coding sequence ATGGCTGCCCATACCAATCGGCTCGCAAAGGAAAAGTCGCCGTACCTGCTCCAGCACGCGAACAACCCGGTCGATTGGTATCCCTGGGGAACGGAAGCGCTCGAGCGGGCCGCGCGCGAGGACAAGCCGATCCTGCTCAGCATCGGCTACGCCGCCTGCCACTGGTGCCACGTGATGGAGCGCGAGTCCTTCGAGAACGAAGAGATCGCCCGCCAGATGAACGAGCTGTTCGTGAACGTGAAGGTCGACCGCGAGGAGCGCCCGGATCTCGACCATATCTACCAGCTCGTCGTGCAGCTCATGGGCCGCAGCGGCGGCTGGCCTCTCACGGTGTTCCTGACGCCCGATCAAAGGCCCTTCTTCGCCGGCACCTATTTCCCGCCCGCCGATCGCTACGGCACGCCCGCGTTCCCGAAGATCCTCGAGGCCGTCGCCGACGCCTACCGCACCCGGCGCGGCGAGGTGAACTCGCAAGCGAGCGAGATCGCGCGCGAGATCGGCAACGTCGACAGGCTGCCGCGCGGCGAGGGCGAGGTGGGTCCGGACCTCTTGCGCAAGGCGAGTCGAAGGCTGCTCGCGCGCTTCGACAGCCACAACGGCGGCTTCGGCTCGCGGCCCAAGTTCCCCAATACGATGTCGCTCGATCTGCTCCTCATGCGCGGCGCGCTCGAGGGCGACGCCGTCAGCCGCGAGAGCGTGCAGATGGCGCTCGACAAGATGCGGGCGGGCGGGATCTGGGATCACCTGCGCGGCGGCTTCCACCGCTACTCGACCGACGCGCGCTGGCTCGTCCCGCACTTCGAGAAGATGCTCTACGACAACGCGCTGCTGCTGCGCCTGTACGCCGACGGCTTCCGCGTCTTCGGCGAGGAGCGCTACGCGACGACGGCGCGCGAGCTCGTCGGCTACCTGCTCGCCGAGATGCGCGACGCGTCGGGCGCGTTCTACGCCTCGCAGGACGCCGACTCCGAGGGCGAGGAGGGCAAGTTCTTCGTCTTCAACCCGAAGGACGTGCGCGCCGCCCTGGGCGAGGACAACGAGGCGCACGACGTCGCGCGGATCTACTTCGGGATCAGCGACGAGGGGAACTTCGAGGAGACGGGCGCGACCGTGCTCTCCGAGACGCGATCGATCGAGCGCGTGGCCGCGATCCTGGGCCTCGAGGTGAGCGCGGCGCAGGGCGCGCTCGATCGGGCGAAGAGCAAGATGCTCGCGATGCGCGAGCAGCGTCCGCGTCCGTTCCGCGACGACAAGATCCTCGCGAGCTGGAACGCGCTGCTCATCGGCGCCCTCGCCGACGCGGGTCGCGCGTTCGACGAGCCCTCGTGGGTCGAGGTCGCAGCAGAGGCGTTCGACGCGCTCGAGAAGCGGCTCGTGCGTCGCGGTCGCGTGCGCAGGTTCTACATGCCGGGCGAGGACGAGGCGCCCGAGGCGCGCCGAGGCTTCCTCGACGATCACTCCTACCTCGGCAACGCCGCGCTCGATCTCTACGAGGCGACGGGAGAGCCCCGCTACGTCGAGTCCGCGCGCTTCATCGCCGACACGATGATCGCGCACCACGAGGATCAGGCCGAGGGCGGCTTCTACTTCGCGCCGAACGACGGCGATCAGCTCATCGCGCGCACGAAGGACGTCTTCGATCAGGCGGTGCCCTCGGGCGCCTCGATGGCGGCGCTGCTCTGTCAGAGGCTCGGCGAGATCGCGGACGAGAAGTACGCCGAGCACGCCAAGCGGCAGATCGATCCGATCGCGACCGCGGCGATCGACAACCCGCAAGGGCTCGGCAAGACGGTGGCGCTGCTCGACAGGATCGTGCGCGGGACGGTGGACGTCGTGATCGTCGGCGATCCGGAGACCACGACGGCGCAGGCGATGGCGCGCGCGGCCTTCACGACGTACCTGCCGCACCGCAACGTGGTGTGGGCCGATCCGCAGCAGCCCGAGATGGCCGCGGCGGTGAAGGTGCTCGCCGAGGGCAAACCCGCGCGCGTGGGCGAGACCGTGGCCTACGTATGCCGCGATCGCGCGTGCTCGGCGCCCGTGACGACGGCGGAGGAGCTGAAGAAGCTGCTCGTGGGGACGAAGGGCTAG
- a CDS encoding PEGA domain-containing protein has product MWFRGALVLPCLLVIACGSAQTAQTAQTTPPAPTSEPRQPLPPIVIAPKAHLSVVCHPSCDEVFLGDRSLGTSPVNKAEVGPGTHQITIKRKGMPDKQVEAVVKVGEDATVRVDLAPGSAPPKDVASQVAGRTAGNEGWMTFVCAPGCDDVILDGKRSLGKGEQFVSIPVPEGTHQVTLKRAGVPDKTMPVNVIAGQTTAFKVSMEGYIQGAPGSAPPPGARPVPREEVELRAKIEPKVWGGKATVQEIKLLKSLCAQHGDLACRDRADAILKTKL; this is encoded by the coding sequence ATGTGGTTCCGTGGCGCGCTCGTCCTTCCCTGCCTGCTCGTGATCGCATGCGGCTCCGCGCAGACCGCGCAGACCGCGCAGACGACCCCTCCTGCTCCGACCTCGGAGCCTCGCCAGCCGCTGCCGCCGATCGTCATCGCTCCGAAGGCGCACCTGTCCGTCGTCTGTCACCCGTCCTGCGATGAGGTCTTCCTCGGCGATCGCTCGCTCGGCACGTCGCCCGTGAACAAGGCCGAGGTCGGGCCGGGGACGCACCAGATCACGATCAAGCGCAAGGGCATGCCGGACAAACAGGTCGAGGCCGTGGTGAAGGTCGGCGAGGACGCGACCGTGCGCGTGGATCTCGCGCCCGGCAGCGCGCCGCCGAAGGATGTGGCCTCGCAGGTCGCGGGCCGCACCGCGGGGAACGAGGGATGGATGACGTTCGTCTGCGCGCCCGGCTGCGACGACGTGATCCTCGACGGCAAGCGCTCGCTCGGCAAAGGCGAGCAGTTCGTGAGCATCCCCGTGCCGGAGGGCACGCATCAGGTGACGCTCAAGCGCGCGGGCGTGCCGGACAAGACGATGCCCGTGAACGTGATCGCGGGACAAACCACCGCGTTCAAGGTCTCGATGGAGGGCTACATTCAAGGCGCGCCCGGCAGCGCGCCCCCGCCCGGCGCGCGCCCCGTGCCCAGGGAAGAGGTGGAGCTGCGCGCCAAGATCGAGCCGAAGGTGTGGGGCGGCAAGGCGACCGTGCAGGAGATCAAGCTCCTGAAGTCGCTCTGCGCGCAGCACGGCGATCTCGCGTGCCGCGACAGGGCCGACGCCATCCTGAAGACGAAGCTCTAG
- a CDS encoding OmpA family protein yields the protein MATLAPATAEAQQTNFYLDRLFMPGAPSDSLALWRPEMDKQTRLFGQLGLGFALNPFRIENHLDDPAQAARFAQQGGGPPVRAQLITYVDVGAEILERVSVQAQMPIVLFQTGNPTVNQDIGRDTVSLVPVAPMDLRLDARLIVFRNSARTFKAGLQGGVWLPTGNQLSMAGDATTTGGVGIGLEYALKSFFLVFNTGVQFRPTSGVNDFKVGNEWRWGLGGFLPLRGGAMRLGAQIFGSTGITGQTFFDGDNTPLEWMAEGRFALDKKQRGWFSAGAGTRLTPGYAPDFRIVTTIGYAFPLKDVNPPSPNKRFKFGRYAEHGADTDKDGLPDDIDLCPTEPEDHKPPNADDGCPSLPDRDGDGIPDTKDKCPDTPEDFDKVDDQDGCPEEDPDKDQIPDAEDACPKEPGDRNEVAEKNGCPAFIRRITGSNEIQILKQVQFATGKATILPQSYPILDEVVRLLRVNPEIKHLAIEGHTDNRGSNELNEKLSNDRAHAVMKYLVEKGNIDANKLSAQGFGPQRPIADNNTADGRQKNRRVEFHIRDQAPNVEAPK from the coding sequence ATGGCGACGCTCGCCCCCGCCACGGCCGAGGCGCAGCAGACCAACTTCTATCTCGACCGCCTCTTCATGCCCGGCGCCCCCTCGGACAGCCTGGCGCTCTGGCGGCCCGAGATGGACAAGCAGACGAGGCTCTTCGGCCAGCTCGGCCTGGGCTTCGCGCTGAACCCCTTCCGGATCGAGAACCACCTCGACGATCCGGCACAGGCCGCGCGGTTCGCGCAGCAAGGCGGCGGGCCGCCGGTGCGCGCGCAGCTCATCACCTACGTCGACGTCGGCGCCGAGATCCTCGAGCGCGTGTCGGTGCAGGCGCAGATGCCGATCGTCCTGTTCCAGACGGGCAACCCCACCGTCAACCAGGACATCGGCCGCGACACCGTGAGCCTCGTGCCCGTCGCGCCCATGGATCTGCGCCTCGACGCGCGCCTCATCGTTTTCCGCAACTCGGCGCGCACCTTCAAGGCCGGCTTGCAGGGCGGCGTCTGGCTGCCGACGGGCAACCAGCTCTCGATGGCGGGCGACGCGACCACCACGGGCGGCGTCGGCATCGGCCTCGAGTACGCGCTCAAGTCGTTCTTCCTCGTCTTCAACACGGGCGTGCAGTTCAGGCCCACCTCGGGCGTCAACGACTTCAAGGTCGGCAACGAGTGGCGCTGGGGCCTCGGCGGCTTCTTGCCGCTGCGCGGCGGCGCGATGCGGCTCGGCGCGCAGATCTTCGGCTCGACCGGCATCACCGGGCAGACCTTCTTCGACGGCGACAACACCCCGCTCGAGTGGATGGCCGAGGGCCGCTTCGCGCTCGACAAGAAGCAGCGCGGCTGGTTCAGCGCGGGCGCCGGCACGCGCCTCACGCCGGGCTACGCGCCCGACTTCCGCATCGTCACGACCATCGGCTACGCGTTCCCGCTGAAGGACGTGAACCCGCCCTCGCCGAACAAGCGCTTCAAGTTCGGCCGCTACGCCGAGCACGGCGCGGACACCGACAAGGACGGCTTGCCGGACGACATCGATCTGTGCCCGACCGAGCCCGAGGATCACAAGCCGCCGAACGCGGACGACGGCTGCCCCTCGCTGCCCGATCGCGACGGCGACGGCATCCCGGACACGAAGGACAAGTGCCCGGACACGCCCGAGGACTTCGACAAGGTCGACGATCAGGACGGCTGCCCCGAGGAGGATCCGGACAAGGATCAGATCCCCGACGCCGAGGACGCCTGCCCGAAGGAGCCGGGCGATCGCAACGAGGTGGCCGAGAAGAACGGCTGCCCGGCGTTCATCCGCAGGATCACGGGCTCGAACGAGATCCAGATCCTGAAGCAGGTGCAGTTCGCGACCGGGAAGGCGACGATCCTGCCGCAGAGCTATCCGATCCTCGACGAGGTCGTGCGGCTCCTGCGCGTCAACCCGGAGATCAAGCACCTCGCGATCGAGGGCCACACCGACAACCGCGGCTCGAACGAGCTCAACGAGAAGCTCTCGAACGACCGCGCGCACGCGGTGATGAAGTACCTCGTCGAGAAGGGCAACATCGACGCGAACAAGCTCTCCGCGCAGGGCTTCGGGCCGCAGCGGCCGATCGCCGACAACAACACGGCCGACGGTCGCCAGAAGAACCGCCGCGTCGAGTTCCACATCCGCGATCAAGCCCCGAACGTTGAGGCCCCGAAGTAG
- the rpmH gene encoding 50S ribosomal protein L34, with the protein MKRTYQPHNTRRSRTHGFRARMATAGGRKVINNRRRKGRARLSPSVYKK; encoded by the coding sequence ATGAAGCGCACGTATCAGCCTCACAACACGCGCCGTTCGCGCACGCACGGCTTCCGCGCCCGCATGGCGACCGCGGGCGGCCGCAAGGTCATCAACAACCGCCGCCGCAAGGGCCGCGCTCGGCTCTCCCCGTCGGTCTACAAGAAGTAA